One genomic segment of Candidatus Edwardsbacteria bacterium includes these proteins:
- a CDS encoding radical SAM protein — MRSPIEILKNVALLRNIRQRQRASGLHRKALAGERLPLPRGLVFEPTQRCNLSCIMCCHRQHHTEGSCPEMDTGAAIEFIKGLKQQHEFRTIGFIGSEPFVRTDLEDLMKTAVGLGMDVSVQTNSTLLDEARIKIWSEHKDHIRNFGASLEGVAGIDDQIRQGKDVFNRARRGIELAVQSELPVTVSILILDSNREKLGELIKLLEDLRVKAIDISLIVNHSQADIKETARLSGTLEKNICITSKPELEYQTASLQLLEDLKTGLALGKNCGMRTSTSPESFLANYPDIRDGSIRKKRRLTCGALDTVRVDPSGRLIHCQHFRQSFGDLRQVKLIEAWNSPGFSNFRKRLAEENLFPICVDCYRMRIL, encoded by the coding sequence ATGAGATCGCCGATTGAAATATTGAAAAACGTGGCACTTCTCAGGAACATCCGGCAGAGGCAAAGGGCCAGCGGCCTGCACCGGAAGGCTCTGGCTGGCGAACGCCTGCCCCTGCCCAGGGGACTGGTGTTCGAGCCCACCCAGCGCTGCAACCTGTCGTGCATCATGTGCTGCCACCGCCAGCATCACACCGAGGGCTCCTGCCCGGAGATGGACACCGGAGCCGCCATCGAATTCATAAAAGGCCTGAAGCAACAGCATGAATTCAGGACCATCGGGTTCATCGGCTCCGAGCCGTTCGTCAGAACCGACCTGGAGGATCTGATGAAAACGGCAGTGGGGTTGGGTATGGATGTTTCGGTCCAGACCAATTCCACCCTGCTCGATGAAGCGAGGATCAAAATATGGTCCGAACATAAGGATCATATCAGGAATTTCGGGGCCTCGCTGGAAGGGGTGGCGGGCATTGATGATCAGATACGCCAGGGGAAGGATGTTTTCAACCGGGCCCGCCGGGGCATAGAACTGGCGGTACAATCCGAATTGCCGGTAACGGTGAGCATTTTGATATTAGACAGCAACCGGGAAAAACTTGGGGAGCTGATAAAACTGCTTGAGGATCTGAGGGTAAAGGCGATAGATATCTCACTGATCGTCAACCACAGCCAGGCCGACATAAAAGAGACGGCCCGTTTGTCCGGCACCTTGGAGAAAAATATCTGCATCACCTCAAAACCGGAATTGGAATACCAAACGGCTTCGCTCCAATTGCTGGAGGACCTAAAAACCGGACTGGCATTGGGGAAAAACTGCGGCATGAGGACCAGCACCAGCCCGGAAAGTTTTCTGGCGAATTATCCTGATATCCGGGACGGCAGCATCAGGAAGAAACGCCGGCTGACTTGCGGGGCCTTGGATACCGTCAGGGTGGACCCCTCGGGCAGGCTGATACATTGTCAGCATTTCCGGCAGAGCTTCGGAGATCTCCGGCAGGTAAAGCTTATAGAAGCTTGGAATTCCCCGGGGTTTAGTAATTTCCGTAAAAGGCTGGCGGAAGAAAATCTGTTTCCCATCTGCGTGGACTGTTACCGGATGAGGATCCTATAA
- a CDS encoding WbqC family protein: MILSAHQPNYLPWAGYFYKMARCDAFVFLDSVQYSRTSYTARCLIKGVNGKSQWLSVPVFKKGRYYQDISDVEINNDTDWQSVHQRNMESCYSKAPYFRESSWLNDAAYKNKWDRLSLLNIELIKSIAGNLDIAPSFIKLSELGISSKSSELLIDICKKMSADVYLSGPGGKKYLDENKFKEAGIELRFVTYYPQAYPQLWGEFVPGLSIIDMLYNCGPQAVKRIVKADVL; the protein is encoded by the coding sequence ATGATTCTATCCGCTCATCAACCCAATTATCTTCCCTGGGCCGGATACTTTTATAAAATGGCCCGTTGCGATGCTTTTGTGTTCCTGGACAGCGTGCAGTATTCTCGGACCTCTTACACCGCCCGCTGCCTTATAAAGGGCGTCAATGGTAAATCGCAGTGGCTATCGGTGCCGGTGTTCAAAAAAGGGCGCTATTATCAGGATATTTCTGATGTAGAAATCAACAACGATACTGATTGGCAGAGTGTCCATCAAAGGAACATGGAATCGTGTTACTCCAAGGCTCCGTATTTCAGAGAAAGCTCTTGGCTGAACGATGCCGCTTACAAAAATAAATGGGACAGACTGTCGTTGCTTAATATTGAATTGATAAAGTCAATAGCAGGAAATCTGGACATTGCTCCAAGTTTTATAAAGCTTTCCGAGCTGGGTATAAGCTCAAAATCCAGTGAACTGCTGATTGATATTTGCAAAAAAATGTCGGCAGATGTATATCTCTCCGGACCGGGCGGAAAAAAATACCTCGATGAAAACAAATTCAAAGAAGCCGGGATAGAACTTCGGTTCGTCACCTACTATCCGCAGGCCTACCCCCAGTTGTGGGGAGAATTCGTGCCCGGCCTGTCAATAATCGACATGCTCTACAATTGCGGACCACAGGCGGTAAAAAGGATCGTAAAAGCAGATGTCCTATAG
- a CDS encoding glycosyltransferase: MSDNGKSKILFFDHSPIMSGAEYSLLDILQGLKNKPMDYCLLTIQGSKLIKKTNDIGIETIEISLPERLLYINKNDFQKQPSRMIQSVGSIIKAVIEIYNILRRGKYDAIYTNTLKSHILGGLAGRLAGAKVIWHMRDIPIQPRPKRAIQFASTFIPDKIIAVSEAVGKQFGGRKVSVIHNGIDAEAIQKKAVQEMPVEIQRIMESSSGGPAIGIVGQIARWKGQDVFLRAAKLLAEKLPQAKFLIIGEALFDEKDFRLELNNFVGNNNLQKRVIFTGHLENVYPVLKQLDVLVHCSVEPEPFGRVIIEAMALGVPVIATKGGAVEEIITNGESGLIVPPGDHHQLVGAVERILADRPLRNRIINSSTIKVQKVFGLKEMLDKIDGLIRQLSLK, translated from the coding sequence ATGTCCGATAACGGGAAAAGCAAAATACTTTTCTTTGACCACTCGCCCATAATGAGCGGGGCGGAATATAGCTTGTTGGATATTTTGCAGGGGTTGAAAAATAAACCGATGGATTATTGTCTGCTGACCATCCAGGGCAGTAAACTTATCAAGAAGACAAACGATATCGGAATAGAAACCATAGAAATATCACTGCCGGAAAGATTATTATATATTAATAAAAATGATTTTCAAAAACAGCCTTCTAGAATGATCCAAAGCGTAGGCAGCATCATAAAGGCGGTAATTGAGATATATAATATACTGCGCAGGGGAAAATATGACGCGATCTACACCAACACCCTTAAAAGCCATATTCTGGGAGGATTGGCGGGAAGACTGGCCGGAGCCAAAGTGATATGGCACATGAGAGATATTCCGATACAACCAAGGCCAAAAAGAGCCATACAATTTGCATCGACATTTATCCCGGATAAGATAATAGCTGTTTCTGAAGCGGTGGGCAAACAGTTTGGCGGCCGAAAAGTATCGGTGATCCATAACGGCATCGATGCCGAGGCGATACAAAAGAAGGCGGTCCAAGAAATGCCGGTCGAAATTCAGCGGATCATGGAAAGTTCAAGCGGCGGACCGGCCATAGGCATAGTAGGACAAATTGCCCGGTGGAAGGGACAGGATGTTTTTTTACGAGCCGCCAAACTTCTGGCCGAAAAATTGCCACAGGCCAAATTCCTTATCATTGGCGAGGCTCTTTTTGATGAAAAGGATTTCAGACTGGAGCTTAATAATTTTGTTGGCAACAACAATCTGCAAAAACGGGTGATCTTTACCGGGCATCTTGAAAACGTATATCCAGTATTAAAACAATTGGATGTTTTGGTCCATTGTTCGGTAGAACCGGAGCCTTTCGGCCGCGTAATCATTGAGGCGATGGCCCTAGGGGTTCCGGTAATTGCCACCAAGGGGGGCGCAGTTGAAGAGATTATTACAAACGGAGAGAGTGGACTGATAGTGCCACCGGGAGATCATCATCAATTGGTCGGGGCCGTTGAAAGGATATTAGCGGATAGACCGCTGCGCAACAGAATTATAAACAGCAGTACTATAAAAGTGCAGAAAGTATTTGGCTTAAAAGAAATGTTGGATAAAATAGATGGTTTAATCAGGCAGTTATCTTTAAAATGA
- a CDS encoding glycosyltransferase family 9 protein: MMKSNKNPSRILILVWGGIGNMVMAMPMLNAVGRFRSKAAIVILAQKRIMLDLLESRDNIVKLALDDPNFSGVFGKLKLINKIREQAPEVAISTVPSPKMRSGILAILSGSGKRICASQYGGPFFNIKAEEKSEERHYVCKNLSLLKPLGIELDIVEYGIRIPLKYEKEANEFIASNEISKNKKIIGIHPGAGNRQKRWPAEKFVTIGKELADRGYQLIVFGGSEEAELVNKVASGIGPKGFRLIGNNDLSSTLALINKCQIFLSNDSGLAHCAAALGVATVVVFGPTDPDICAPDAHNVRVIRNNIDCGPCYRPANKYKCNYYPPMCLDIPADRVLMEVCELMESSKDVR, from the coding sequence ATGATGAAAAGTAATAAAAACCCCTCCCGAATTCTGATCCTGGTATGGGGAGGGATAGGAAACATGGTTATGGCCATGCCCATGCTCAATGCCGTCGGCCGTTTCCGGTCAAAGGCGGCAATCGTTATCCTTGCCCAAAAAAGAATTATGCTAGACCTGCTGGAGAGCAGGGATAATATCGTTAAGCTGGCGCTGGATGACCCGAACTTTAGCGGAGTCTTTGGCAAATTAAAACTGATCAATAAAATAAGGGAGCAAGCGCCGGAGGTGGCGATCAGCACGGTCCCTTCGCCTAAAATGAGGTCGGGGATACTGGCGATCTTAAGCGGCTCAGGCAAAAGAATATGTGCCAGCCAATACGGCGGCCCCTTTTTCAACATTAAGGCCGAAGAAAAATCTGAAGAAAGGCATTATGTCTGCAAAAATTTGAGCCTTTTAAAGCCCCTGGGAATAGAGTTGGACATCGTGGAGTACGGGATCAGGATACCGCTTAAATATGAAAAAGAGGCCAACGAATTTATTGCAAGCAATGAGATCTCTAAGAACAAAAAAATAATTGGCATTCATCCGGGCGCCGGAAACAGGCAGAAAAGATGGCCTGCCGAAAAGTTTGTTACCATCGGGAAAGAATTAGCAGACAGGGGCTATCAATTGATAGTTTTCGGCGGATCAGAAGAGGCCGAGCTGGTAAATAAAGTGGCTTCCGGGATCGGCCCGAAAGGATTTCGGCTTATCGGAAATAATGATTTGAGTTCCACCCTGGCCCTTATCAACAAATGCCAGATATTTCTTTCCAATGACAGCGGATTGGCTCATTGCGCCGCGGCTCTGGGCGTGGCGACGGTGGTTGTTTTCGGACCAACCGATCCAGATATTTGCGCGCCAGATGCCCATAATGTTCGAGTAATAAGGAATAACATCGATTGCGGACCCTGTTACCGACCAGCGAATAAATATAAATGCAATTACTATCCACCCATGTGCCTCGACATTCCTGCAGACCGTGTCTTGATGGAGGTTTGTGAATTGATGGAAAGCAGCAAAGATGTCCGATAA
- a CDS encoding PIG-L family deacetylase — MFKKVLVLAPHTDDGEFGCGGFMTRLVEQGAEVCYAAFSSAEKSLPFGVHPDTLKNELNDALDSLGITVKNRFVYDYSVRDFPEHRQELLEDMVALKEKIGPNLVLMPCFNDTHQDHLTIAQEGFRAFKDRTILGYEIPWNNKTFNTESFVLLDEKHIQAKVKALKCYKSQLDRFYATEEFIRALAKTRGTQIGTAFAEAFEVIRWVIR; from the coding sequence ATGTTCAAAAAAGTTTTGGTGCTGGCGCCGCATACCGACGACGGCGAATTCGGCTGCGGCGGCTTTATGACCAGGCTGGTGGAGCAGGGGGCCGAAGTCTGCTATGCGGCCTTTTCCTCGGCCGAGAAATCCCTGCCGTTCGGGGTTCATCCCGACACCCTTAAGAACGAACTGAACGACGCCCTGGACAGCTTGGGGATCACCGTTAAGAATCGGTTCGTATATGATTATAGCGTCAGGGATTTTCCCGAACACCGCCAGGAGTTGCTGGAAGATATGGTTGCGCTCAAGGAAAAGATTGGCCCCAATCTGGTATTGATGCCCTGCTTCAACGATACTCATCAGGACCATCTGACTATTGCCCAGGAAGGTTTTCGGGCCTTCAAGGATCGGACCATTCTGGGTTATGAGATCCCCTGGAACAACAAGACCTTCAATACCGAATCTTTCGTACTGCTGGATGAAAAGCATATTCAGGCAAAGGTCAAGGCCCTGAAGTGCTACAAGTCGCAACTGGACCGTTTCTATGCCACCGAAGAATTCATCCGGGCGCTGGCCAAAACCCGCGGGACTCAGATAGGGACAGCATTCGCCGAAGCGTTTGAAGTCATTCGCTGGGTAATCAGATAA
- a CDS encoding glycosyltransferase, producing the protein MSYRYQISVIIPSFRNLQFLQLCLPEYLKSRHCQVIIGLDGYNQQYLDYLREYPVAISVTQRRQGLCTATNLAAGLAEGEYLFLCNDDMVPSPGWDEVLLSSASLNRIVSGTVWEPGLIEVPPCHKKMDFGHTADSFRRDDFINQILQTIKSQTERTEKGINYPFLIPAKLWEKLSGLDERFNPGSASDPDFFIRAALLDPAPEMIRCREAIFYHFAGRSGIYAGDRVSLWWKFHWKHSRMMFKHKWGRMWEHKFGQVPDVSRWENIKTGGEPWVSGRLWREAWFGAPGKQSIINGKGA; encoded by the coding sequence ATGTCCTATAGATATCAGATATCAGTAATCATCCCCTCCTTCAGAAACCTGCAATTCCTCCAATTGTGCCTGCCGGAATACTTAAAGAGCCGGCACTGCCAGGTCATAATCGGGCTTGATGGGTATAATCAACAGTATCTGGATTACCTGCGGGAATATCCTGTTGCCATCAGCGTAACTCAACGCCGACAAGGCCTCTGCACTGCCACCAACCTGGCGGCCGGGCTGGCCGAGGGCGAATATCTGTTTCTGTGCAACGACGATATGGTGCCGTCCCCGGGCTGGGACGAAGTACTGCTTTCCTCAGCAAGCCTCAACAGAATAGTCAGCGGCACGGTCTGGGAGCCAGGCCTGATAGAAGTTCCGCCCTGCCATAAAAAAATGGATTTCGGGCATACTGCGGATAGTTTCAGAAGGGATGATTTTATCAACCAAATTTTACAAACCATTAAAAGTCAAACAGAAAGAACAGAAAAGGGGATCAACTATCCGTTCCTGATCCCGGCAAAACTCTGGGAAAAATTATCCGGGCTGGACGAGCGCTTCAACCCCGGCTCGGCCTCCGATCCGGATTTTTTTATCCGGGCCGCCTTGCTGGATCCGGCCCCGGAGATGATCCGCTGCCGGGAGGCCATATTCTACCACTTCGCCGGACGCTCCGGCATTTATGCCGGGGATAGGGTGTCCCTGTGGTGGAAATTCCACTGGAAGCACTCCCGTATGATGTTCAAACACAAATGGGGCAGGATGTGGGAGCATAAGTTCGGACAGGTGCCGGATGTTTCGAGATGGGAAAATATCAAGACTGGGGGCGAGCCCTGGGTAAGCGGCAGGCTGTGGAGGGAGGCTTGGTTCGGTGCGCCTGGAAAACAGTCGATTATAAATGGAAAGGGCGCCTAA
- a CDS encoding glycosyltransferase, which yields MKVLVLTAIEAPFRSRLIETQFFDPLCQAWESSQKKWQLSFLSMVPMTFYLSRRNPYGQYIKNRNRNMALRSELSTKGINYRTSVTLYPFLPRQFNLRKNETALFIAASLPWFILKLLFLKPDLIIARSYPAALLAHWAKKILKISYIFDLRGMYPEESVNAGRYDINSTDYLFWKDWEKKLIGSARTCLVVSQPFVEHVLDIDPKARVEFIPCCVDPGKIKPPDKTKAKAKYGLEDRFILLHLGSFGTLGDRGLAGKYLLRFKKVRPGAILVVASGTPVFGPAIRKALLDEGLGPDDFRIFHPVGPELEEMLALGDVGLILERKMPNTKVCLSVKLGEYLASGMPVICTPHVEGVARLIEKYDCGLVVDPDKHETLEKEKAFLNNYENCRSNGFKLVEEVLSIDRCADKWRSIIDERVKV from the coding sequence ATGAAAGTGCTGGTCCTTACCGCCATCGAGGCTCCGTTTCGGTCCCGTCTGATCGAGACCCAGTTTTTCGATCCTCTGTGCCAGGCCTGGGAATCGTCTCAGAAAAAATGGCAGTTATCATTCCTGTCGATGGTGCCGATGACTTTCTATCTGAGCCGCCGGAATCCTTACGGGCAATACATCAAGAACCGAAACAGAAACATGGCCCTACGGTCAGAGTTGTCAACCAAAGGCATCAATTACCGAACATCAGTGACGCTATATCCCTTTTTGCCCAGACAGTTCAACCTGAGGAAAAATGAAACGGCGTTATTTATTGCTGCCTCCCTTCCCTGGTTTATCCTGAAGTTATTGTTTTTAAAACCGGATCTGATAATAGCCCGGAGTTATCCGGCGGCCCTGCTGGCCCACTGGGCAAAGAAGATATTGAAGATCTCATACATATTCGACCTGCGGGGGATGTATCCCGAGGAGTCGGTAAATGCCGGGCGGTATGATATAAATTCCACCGACTATTTATTTTGGAAGGACTGGGAAAAGAAGCTTATTGGCTCAGCCCGGACCTGTTTGGTCGTCTCTCAGCCTTTTGTGGAGCATGTTCTGGACATAGATCCCAAAGCCAGGGTCGAATTCATCCCCTGCTGTGTGGACCCCGGCAAAATTAAGCCGCCGGATAAAACAAAAGCCAAGGCCAAGTACGGGCTTGAGGATCGTTTCATTCTGCTGCATCTGGGCTCCTTCGGCACACTTGGCGACCGGGGCCTGGCCGGGAAATACCTGTTGCGTTTTAAAAAAGTCAGGCCCGGTGCTATTCTGGTAGTTGCTTCGGGGACGCCCGTTTTCGGCCCGGCCATCAGAAAAGCTCTGCTTGATGAGGGCCTGGGCCCGGACGATTTCAGGATATTTCACCCTGTCGGGCCGGAACTGGAGGAGATGCTGGCTTTGGGCGATGTCGGCCTGATACTGGAACGGAAAATGCCCAACACCAAGGTCTGTCTGTCGGTCAAGCTGGGGGAATACCTGGCGTCGGGTATGCCGGTGATCTGCACTCCCCATGTGGAGGGGGTGGCCCGGCTGATCGAAAAATACGATTGCGGATTGGTGGTGGATCCTGATAAGCATGAAACTCTGGAAAAAGAGAAAGCCTTTCTTAATAATTACGAAAACTGCCGCAGCAACGGATTTAAGCTGGTTGAAGAAGTCCTCTCCATAGACCGGTGCGCCGATAAATGGCGATCCATCATTGACGAGAGAGTGAAGGTTTAA
- a CDS encoding methyltransferase domain-containing protein: MRPALIEILKCLKCGTDDLRLVVKNKDNVEITQGLITCRKCGLSYFIKDGILNCLEFSDPLVLAARKVYKKSKEILDKSNISPQQLAKREHLESNYRHDTEANYRELLLRLGAGQGWALDIGAGTCWTTAGLAGRGYRAVAIDISADNKLELGRQHFNQDIYFDRVLADVNHLPFRQEAFSLAFASAALHHSRDLALSLSQISRTMKSQGRLEIINEPVRGLAEAFQRNTGRLEGPEDVIEKHYGIRTWMKTLERAGFAGRYLFPDNIRQRLATGGFTSSNKFYYLAGLIAKLYKFPWVKFILERVLFYFGMYLFGLPLIYTGEKTSANQNLAGYNDEK; encoded by the coding sequence ATGAGACCGGCGCTTATTGAAATATTAAAATGCCTCAAATGCGGGACCGATGATCTACGCTTGGTCGTAAAGAATAAAGACAATGTTGAAATAACTCAAGGTTTGATAACCTGCCGTAAATGCGGTCTGAGTTATTTTATAAAAGACGGCATTTTAAATTGTTTGGAGTTTTCCGATCCTTTGGTCCTGGCGGCCCGGAAAGTATACAAAAAATCCAAGGAGATCCTAGACAAAAGCAATATATCTCCGCAACAATTGGCCAAACGCGAGCACCTGGAAAGCAATTACAGACATGACACCGAAGCAAATTACCGGGAATTGCTTTTACGACTGGGTGCCGGACAGGGCTGGGCCTTGGATATTGGAGCCGGCACCTGCTGGACCACGGCCGGTCTGGCCGGCAGGGGATACCGGGCTGTGGCCATAGATATCTCGGCCGACAATAAGCTGGAGTTGGGACGGCAGCATTTTAATCAGGATATTTATTTTGACCGGGTGCTGGCCGACGTCAACCATCTGCCTTTTCGACAAGAAGCATTCAGTCTGGCTTTCGCCTCGGCTGCCCTGCACCACAGCCGGGATCTAGCCTTAAGCCTGAGTCAGATATCCAGAACAATGAAATCACAGGGAAGACTGGAGATCATCAATGAACCGGTCCGGGGTCTGGCCGAAGCGTTTCAGAGAAATACCGGACGTCTTGAGGGGCCGGAAGATGTGATCGAAAAACACTACGGCATTAGAACCTGGATGAAAACCCTGGAGAGGGCCGGATTCGCAGGCAGATATTTGTTTCCCGATAATATCAGGCAGAGACTGGCAACCGGAGGATTCACCAGCAGTAACAAGTTTTATTATCTGGCCGGGCTTATAGCCAAGCTTTATAAATTTCCCTGGGTTAAATTTATTTTGGAGAGAGTATTATTTTATTTTGGAATGTATCTATTCGGGCTGCCGCTGATATATACCGGCGAAAAAACTTCTGCCAACCAGAACCTGGCCGGGTATAATGATGAAAAGTAA
- a CDS encoding oligosaccharide flippase family protein encodes MKKLLSQSLDTLISHLGVLAIGMFASVLINRTLGPELKGIFVSCLLIPQTAVVFAELGLGTSGAYQLARKKYQPGSVALFLLLASLILGGLAMIITGAAVRLPAEAWGGFNRFVILSLIPPGLWLTFLPEIFLGLGLLRSFNWWRTGFQIFRLLILLIFLILLGNKLQAVILASVILNWAAFIISVGILWVYLRPKFVALSLRQTTDFFKFGMKVFAGEILGFLHYRADIFLILLWKGNVQVGLYATAAFLSELLWMIPRGLYAPVFSELARNGLSRDTVKKAALTALAVTSGLALIAAFLVGPAIRLLYGESFAGAAWPFILLLPGTVMLSIPKFLEAPLIAEMGSPEVLVWGKASGLLCNIPLNFWLIPKYGISGAAVASSISYTIQALIFIGLFIRKRSQMMSPEKAGEYTLISEHESGLNEIAD; translated from the coding sequence ATGAAAAAACTACTTAGCCAAAGCCTGGATACCCTGATCAGCCACCTCGGGGTGCTGGCCATAGGGATGTTCGCCAGCGTCCTGATAAACCGGACCCTGGGCCCAGAGCTTAAGGGGATATTTGTCTCCTGCCTGCTGATCCCCCAGACGGCGGTGGTGTTCGCCGAGCTGGGGCTGGGGACCTCGGGGGCCTACCAGCTGGCCAGAAAAAAATATCAGCCGGGCTCGGTGGCTCTGTTCCTGCTGCTGGCCAGCCTGATTCTGGGCGGCCTGGCCATGATCATCACCGGGGCGGCGGTAAGATTGCCGGCCGAGGCTTGGGGAGGTTTCAATCGGTTTGTGATCCTGAGCCTCATCCCCCCCGGCCTGTGGCTGACCTTCCTGCCGGAGATCTTTTTGGGCCTGGGCCTGCTCCGGAGCTTTAACTGGTGGAGGACGGGCTTCCAAATATTCCGGCTTTTGATATTATTGATTTTCCTGATCCTGCTCGGCAACAAGCTTCAGGCGGTGATCCTGGCCTCGGTGATCCTCAACTGGGCGGCGTTCATCATCTCGGTCGGCATTCTGTGGGTTTATCTAAGGCCAAAATTTGTCGCACTGTCATTAAGGCAAACAACGGATTTTTTCAAGTTCGGGATGAAGGTTTTCGCCGGGGAGATCCTGGGGTTCCTGCATTACCGGGCGGATATATTCCTGATCCTTCTCTGGAAGGGCAATGTTCAGGTGGGCCTCTACGCCACGGCGGCCTTTCTCTCCGAGCTGTTATGGATGATACCCCGGGGGCTTTACGCCCCGGTCTTCTCAGAGCTGGCCCGGAATGGTCTTTCCCGGGACACGGTAAAAAAAGCGGCCCTGACGGCTTTGGCCGTTACCTCCGGCCTAGCTCTGATAGCGGCCTTTTTGGTCGGCCCGGCCATCAGGCTGTTATACGGGGAGTCCTTTGCCGGAGCCGCCTGGCCGTTCATTTTGCTTCTGCCGGGAACGGTTATGCTGTCGATCCCCAAATTCCTGGAGGCGCCGCTGATAGCCGAGATGGGATCACCCGAGGTGCTGGTGTGGGGCAAGGCGTCCGGGCTGCTCTGCAATATCCCGCTTAACTTCTGGCTGATTCCGAAATACGGCATCTCCGGGGCCGCCGTCGCTTCCAGCATATCCTACACCATCCAGGCCCTGATATTCATCGGACTGTTCATTAGAAAAAGATCCCAAATGATGTCCCCGGAAAAAGCCGGGGAATATACTCTTATCAGCGAACATGAAAGCGGCCTGAATGAGATCGCCGATTGA